A section of the Equus caballus isolate H_3958 breed thoroughbred chromosome 21, TB-T2T, whole genome shotgun sequence genome encodes:
- the PGLYRP2 gene encoding N-acetylmuramoyl-L-alanine amidase: protein MAAQGVLWVLLGLLLRLEPGTATLPLVMDSVIQALAELEQKAPATEASHTASAWLLTAQDSGPHDALHHFLLEGRRLKAMELDPPPLSPELRGLAKEVARHGVRDGQEHGVVLAPDGSTVAVQPLLAGLEAGLQGRRAVSLPLESTATPPDARGPSPAAGGSVPDVRVPSPGCRDASADVTSTDARAAFPNARAADLGITATSPDVRPGSPDVPASSPGAKAESPTIVDSLLVVTLAKDLGLTFLQGPQTQSHPGLGSEGCWDQLSAPRAFTLLDPQASPLTTAFLNGALDGALLGDYLSRASEPRPPLSRLLSQYYGAGVAGDPGFRSNFRRQNGGALISVPTLTQQVWGALILLQRLEPAHPQLQGLSPEQLVQVATHASTEFTEAFLGCPAIHPRCRWGAAPYQGRPTPLQLPLGFLYVHHTYVPAPPCTAFEHCARNMRSMQRFHQDTRGWGDIGYSFVVGSDGYVYEGRGWHWVGAHTRGHNSRGFGVAFVGNYTAELPTETALRTVRDVLPRCAVRAGLLRPSYRLLGHRQLVPTTCPGDALFDLLRTWPRFDANVKPRTARRASRRGPPAMILPATDLQ from the exons ATGGCGGCCCAGGGTGTCCTCTGGGTCCTGCTCGGACTGCTCCTACGGCTGGAGCCAGGAACAG CGACCCTGCCCCTGGTCATGGACTCCGTCATCCaggccctggctgagctggagcaGAAGGCGCCAGCCACTGAGGCCAGCCACACTGCCTCTGCGTGGCTACTGACAGCCCAGGACTCAGGCCCCCACGACGCCCTCCACCACTTCCTGCTGGAGGGGCGACGTCTCAAGGCCATGGAGCTGGACCCCCCTCCACTGAGCCCAGAGCTGCGAGGCCTGGCCAAGGAGGTGGCCCGACACGGCGTGCGGGACGGGCAGGAACACGGGGTGGTGCTGGCACCTGACGGCTCGACCGTGGCTGTGCAGCCTCTGCTGGCGGGGCTGGAGGCAGGGTTGCAGGGGCGACGGGCTGTCAGCTTGCCCTTGGAGAGCACGGCCACCCCTCCAGATGCCAGAGGCCCCTCTCCAGCTGCTGGAGGCTCAGTTCCTGATGTCAGAGTCCCCTCCCCAGGATGCAGGGATGCCTCTGCAGACGTCACCTCTACAGATGCCAGAGCCGCGTTCCCAAACGCAAGAGCCGCAGACCTAGGCATCACAGCCACCTCTCCAGATGTTAGACCTGGCTCTCCAGATGTCCCAGCCTCCTCACCAGGTGCCAAAGCCGAGTCCCCAACTATTGTGGACAGCCTCCTGGTGGTCACCCTGGCCAAAGACCTGGGCCTGACCTTCCTCCAGGGCCCCCAGACCCAGAGCCACCCAGGCCTGGGAAGTGAGGGCTGCTGGGACCAGCTCTCTGCCCCCCGGGCCTTCACGCTCCTGGACCCCCAGGCATCGCCACTCACCACGGCCTTCCTCAACGGTGCCCTGGACGGGGCTCTCCTTGGAGACTACCTGAGCCGGGCCTCTGAGCCCCGGCCACCCCTCAGCCGCCTGCTGAGCCAATACTATGGAGCTGGGGTAGCAGGAGACCCAGGGTTCCGCAGCAACTTCCGACGGCAGAACGGAGGGGCTCTGATTTCAGTCCCCACCCTGACCCAACAGGTGTGGGGGGCCCTCATCCTGCTACAGAGACTGGAGCCAGCACACCCTCAGCTGCAGGGCCTGAGCCCAGAACAGCTGGTGCAGGTGGCCACCCACGCTTCCACAGAGTTCACGGAGGCCTTCCTGG GGTGCCCGGCCATCCACCCGCGCTGCCGCTGGGGCGCGGCGCCGTACCAGGGCCGCCCGACGCCGCTGCAGCTGCCGCTCGGGTTCCTGTACGTGCACCACACGTACGTGCCGGCGCCCCCCTGCACCGCCTTCGAGCACTGCGCCCGCAACATGCGCTCCATGCAGCGCTTCCACCAGGACACGCGCGGCTGGGGAGACATCGGCTACAG TTTCGTGGTGGGCTCGGACGGCTACGTGTACGAGGGCCGCGGCTGGCACTGGGTGGGCGCGCACACGCGCGGTCACAACTCCCGCGGCTTCGGCGTGGCCTTCGTGGGCAACTACACGGCCGAGCTGCCCACCGAGACCGCGCTGCGCACCGTGCGCGACGTGCTCCCGCGCTGCGCGGTGCGCGCCGGCCTCCTCCGGCCGAGCTACCGGCTGCTCGGCCACCGCCAGCTCGTGCCCACCACCTGCCCCGGCGACGCGCTCTTCGACCTGCTGCGCACCTGGCCGCGCTTCGACGCG AATGTGAAACCAAGAACTGCCAGGAGGGCTTCCAGGAGAGGACCCCCCGCCATGATCCTGCCAGCCACAGACCTCCAATAA
- the RASAL3 gene encoding RAS protein activator like-3 isoform X1: protein MDPPSLSQASQAQCAAPAPLTSYRWHTGGGGDKGAGGFRWGRLGGWGRALSHQEPTASSQPAPRSLFRRVLSAPPKESRTSRLRLSKTLWGRQKSPPQDSEPEAPEPEPEPEAPAPQIPEAPTPDVPIWNIGAFTLLDGRLVLLGGEEEGPRCSRVGSASSEGSIQAAMGNLRDPDRTPGKTEAEAAGPNQVHNVRGLLKRLKEKKKARSELGANASRDGPPSALGSRESLATLSELDLGAEREVRVWPLHPSLLEEPHCFQVTWAGGSRCFSCRSAAERDRWIEDLRRHFQPSQDNLEREETWLSVWVHEAKGLPRAAAGAPGVCAELWLDGALLARTAPRAGPGQLFWAERFHFEALPPARRLSLRLRGAGPGGPVLGRAALALEELSVPRAPAAGLERWFPLLGAPAGAALRARIRARRLRVLPSERYKELAEFLTFHYARLCGALEPALSAQAKEELAAAMVRVLQATGRAQALVTDLGTAELARSGGREALLFRENTLATKAIDEYMKLVAQDYLQETLGQIVRRLCASSEDCEVDPSKCQSAELPQHQARLQNSCEEVFQSIVRSHDWFPAELGTVFSGWREACKARGSEALGPRLVCASLFLRLLCPAILAPSLFGLAPEHPAPGPARALTLIAKVIQNLANRAPFGEKEAYMTFMNSFLEDHGPAMQRFLDQVAMVDVDAAPSGYQGSSDLALQLAVLHAQLCTIFAELDQATRDSLEPLPTILHAIEEGRPVPVSVPMRLPPPPAQVHSSFSAGEKPGFLAPRDLPKHTPLISKSQSLRSVQRAGSWARQRPDEERPRRLPRPVQRTQSVPAGRPTRRRPSAGPRPRPQGSVRTGPVPRGRPWTGASASLPRKPSVPWQRQLDQPRDRDQALGTHRPMGKLAELQCEVAALREEQKTLSGLVESLSTDIRALTEQQEQLRGQLQELDSRLREGTSQLDPGHHPPSSEDHRLKSLERRLAELENAQVQLRDAVQNLQLLPRTSGSRSQPLALKAPCVNGDTT from the exons ATGGACCCACCGTCGCTGAGCCAGGCCTCCCAAGCCCAGTGTGCAGCCCCAGCACCACTGACCTCCTACCGCTGGCACACAGGGGGCGGTGGGGACAAGGGGGCTGGTGGGTTCCGCTGGGGCCGCcttgggggctggggaagggcgCTGAGCCACCAGGAGCCCACAGccagcagccagccagcccctCGCTCGCTGTTCCGTCGTGTCCTCTCTGCACCCCCCAAGGAGTCGCGCACGAGCCGCCTCCGGCTATCCAAGACCCTCTGGGGGAGGCAGAAGAGCCCACCGCAGGACTCAGAGCCAGAGGCCCCAG AGCCCGAGCCCGAGCCGGAGGCCCCCGCCCCACAGATCCCTGAGGCCCCCACACCCGATGTGCCCATCTGGAACATTGGGGCCTTCACTCTGCTCGATGGCAGGCTGGTGCTGCTGGGTGGTGAGGAGGAG GGTCCTCGCTGCTCACGGGTTGGGAGTGCTAGCTCTGAGGGCAGCATCCAGGCGGCCATGGGGAACCTCAGGGATCCAG ATCGGACTCCTGGAAAGACCGAGGCAGAGGCTGCTGGCCCCAACCAGGTCCACAATGTTCGG GGGTTGCTCAAGCgactgaaagagaagaaaaaggccaGGTCGGAGCTGGGAGCCAATGCCTCCCGGGATGG ACCCCCCAGTGCTCTGGGCTCTCGGGAATCGCTGGCCACACTCTCCGAGCTGGACCTGGGCGCCGAGAGGGAAGTGCGGGTCTGGCCTCTGCACCCCAGCCTCCTGGAGGAGCCGCACTGCTTCCAG GTAACGTGGGCGGGCGGGAGCCGCTGTTTCTCCTGTCGCTCGGCCGCTGAGAGAGACCGCTGGATCGAGGACCTTCGTCGCCACTTCCAGCCCAGCCAG GACAACCTGGAGCGGGAAGAGACGTGGCTGAGCGTGTGGGTGCACGAGGCAAAGGGGCTGCCCCGGGCCGCGGCGGGGGCGCCGGGCGTGTGCGCCGAGCTTTGGCTAGACGGCGCGCTGCTGGCGCGCACGGCGccgcgggcggggccgggccagCTCTTCTGGGCCGAGCGCTTCCACTTCGAGGCGCTGCCGCCGGCACGACGGCTGTCATTGCGGCTGCgcggcgcgggcccgggtggccCGGTGCTGGGCCGCGCGGCGTTGGCCCTGGAAGAGCTGAGCGTcccccgcgcgcccgccgccggcCTGGAGCGCTGGTTCCCGCTGCTTGGGGCGCCCGCGGGCGCGGCGCTGCGGGCGCGGATCCGGGCGCGGCGCCTGCGCGTGCTGCCGTCCGAGCGCTACAAGGAGCTGGCGGAGTTCCTCACTTTCCACTACGCGCGCCTCTGCGGGGCGCTCGAGCCCGCGCTGTCCGCGCAGGCCAAGGAGGAGCTGGCGGCGGCCATGGTGCGCGTGCTGCAGGCCACCGGCAGGGCGCAG GCACTGGTGACAGACCTGGGCACCGCGGAGCTGGCGCGCAGTGGAGGCCGTGAGGCGCTGCTGTTTCGGGAAAACACGTTGGCCACCAAGGCCATCGACGAATACATGAAGCTGGTGGCACAGGATTACCTCCAAGAGACTCTGG GGCAGATCGTGCGGCGTCTCTGTGCCTCCTCTGAGGACTGTGAGGTGGACCCCAGCAAGTGCCAATCCGCAGAGCTACCCCAGCACCAGGCGAGACTGCAAAACAGCTGTGAGGAGGTCTTCCAGAGCATCGTCCGCTCCCACGA CTGGTTTCCAGCTGAGCTGGGCACCGTGTTCTCCGGCTGGCGAGAAGCATGCAAGGCACGTGGCTCTGAGGCGCTGGGCCCTCGACTGGTGTGTGCCTCTCTCTTCCTGCGGCTCCTGTGTCCTGCCATCCTGGCACCCAGCCTCTTTGGCCTGGCACCAGAGCACCCAGCACCTGGCCCAGCCCGCGCCCTCACGCTGATCGCCAAGGTCATCCAGAACCTCGCCAACCGTGCCCC GTTTGGTGAGAAGGAGGCCTACATGACCTTCATGAATAGCTTCCTGGAGGATCATGGACCAGCCATGCAACGCTTCCTGGACCAAGTAGCCATGGTGGATGTGGATGCGGCACCCAGTGGTTACCAGGGCAGCAGTGACCTGGCCCTCCAGCTTGCGGTCCTGCATGCACAGCTTTGTACCATCTTTGCTGAACTTGACCAG GCGACTCGTGACAGCCTGGAACCGCTGCCCACCATCCTGCATGCCATTGAGGAGGGCCGGCCTGTGCCTGTGTCTGTGCCGATGCGCCTCCCACCACCCCCGGCCCAGGTCCACTCCAG ctTCTCTGCAGGGGAGAAACCCGGCTTCCTGGCCCCTCGGGACCTCCCCAAGCACACCCCTCTCATTTCCAAGAGCCAGTCCCTGCGCAGCGTCCAGCGCGCAGGGAGTTGGGCCCGGCAGCGGCCAGACGAGGAGAGACCCCGGAGGCTGCCCAGGCCGGTGCAGCGCACGCAGAGCGTCCCGGCTGGCCGCCCCACTCGCCGCCGCCCGTCTGCAGGGCCCAGGCCGCGACCCCAAGGCTCCGTACGCACGGGCCCCGTGCCCCGCGGCCGGCCCTGGACCGGAGCCTCGGCCTCGCTACCACGGAAGCCATCGGTGCCCTGGCAGCGCCAGCTGGACCAGCCACGAGACAGAGACCAAGCGCTGGGCACGCACCGACCTATGGGCAAG CTGGCAGAGCTGCAGTGCGAGGTGGCCGCGCTGCGCGAAGAACAGAAGACGCTGTCCGGCCTGGTGGAGTCGCTGAGCACCGACATCCGGGCGTTGACCGAGCAGCAGGAGCAGCTTCGGGGCCAGCTGCAGGAGCTGGACTCCAGGCTCCGTGAAGG GACGTCGCAGTTGGATCCGGGGCACCATCCTCCAAGCAGTGAGGACCACCGGCTGAAAAGTCTG GAGCGCCGCCTAGCGGAGCTGGAGAATGCTCAGGTCCAGCTGAGGGATGCCGTCCAGAACCTGCAGCTTCTTCCCAGGACATCAGGATCCCGGAGCCAGCCCCTAGCCCTCAAAGCACCATGCGTCAACGGAGACACCACCTGA
- the RASAL3 gene encoding RAS protein activator like-3 isoform X2, with amino-acid sequence MCPSGTLGPSLCSMAGWCCWVVRRRVLAAHGLGVLALRAASRRPWGTSGIQIGLLERPRQRLLAPTRSTMFGPADAPGHPGGKGAEEGAWSSAPLTSSSPQGLLKRLKEKKKARSELGANASRDGPPSALGSRESLATLSELDLGAEREVRVWPLHPSLLEEPHCFQVTWAGGSRCFSCRSAAERDRWIEDLRRHFQPSQDNLEREETWLSVWVHEAKGLPRAAAGAPGVCAELWLDGALLARTAPRAGPGQLFWAERFHFEALPPARRLSLRLRGAGPGGPVLGRAALALEELSVPRAPAAGLERWFPLLGAPAGAALRARIRARRLRVLPSERYKELAEFLTFHYARLCGALEPALSAQAKEELAAAMVRVLQATGRAQALVTDLGTAELARSGGREALLFRENTLATKAIDEYMKLVAQDYLQETLGQIVRRLCASSEDCEVDPSKCQSAELPQHQARLQNSCEEVFQSIVRSHDWFPAELGTVFSGWREACKARGSEALGPRLVCASLFLRLLCPAILAPSLFGLAPEHPAPGPARALTLIAKVIQNLANRAPFGEKEAYMTFMNSFLEDHGPAMQRFLDQVAMVDVDAAPSGYQGSSDLALQLAVLHAQLCTIFAELDQATRDSLEPLPTILHAIEEGRPVPVSVPMRLPPPPAQVHSSFSAGEKPGFLAPRDLPKHTPLISKSQSLRSVQRAGSWARQRPDEERPRRLPRPVQRTQSVPAGRPTRRRPSAGPRPRPQGSVRTGPVPRGRPWTGASASLPRKPSVPWQRQLDQPRDRDQALGTHRPMGKLAELQCEVAALREEQKTLSGLVESLSTDIRALTEQQEQLRGQLQELDSRLREGTSQLDPGHHPPSSEDHRLKSLERRLAELENAQVQLRDAVQNLQLLPRTSGSRSQPLALKAPCVNGDTT; translated from the exons ATGTGCCCATCTGGAACATTGGGGCCTTCACTCTGCTCGATGGCAGGCTGGTGCTGCTGGGTGGTGAGGAGGAG GGTCCTCGCTGCTCACGGGTTGGGAGTGCTAGCTCTGAGGGCAGCATCCAGGCGGCCATGGGGAACCTCAGGGATCCAG ATCGGACTCCTGGAAAGACCGAGGCAGAGGCTGCTGGCCCCAACCAGGTCCACAATGTTCGG ACCAGCAGATGCTCCAGGACACCCTGGGGGTAAAGGAGCTGAGGAGGGAGCATGGAGTTCTGCCCCGCTGACATCCTCCTCCCCACAGGGGTTGCTCAAGCgactgaaagagaagaaaaaggccaGGTCGGAGCTGGGAGCCAATGCCTCCCGGGATGG ACCCCCCAGTGCTCTGGGCTCTCGGGAATCGCTGGCCACACTCTCCGAGCTGGACCTGGGCGCCGAGAGGGAAGTGCGGGTCTGGCCTCTGCACCCCAGCCTCCTGGAGGAGCCGCACTGCTTCCAG GTAACGTGGGCGGGCGGGAGCCGCTGTTTCTCCTGTCGCTCGGCCGCTGAGAGAGACCGCTGGATCGAGGACCTTCGTCGCCACTTCCAGCCCAGCCAG GACAACCTGGAGCGGGAAGAGACGTGGCTGAGCGTGTGGGTGCACGAGGCAAAGGGGCTGCCCCGGGCCGCGGCGGGGGCGCCGGGCGTGTGCGCCGAGCTTTGGCTAGACGGCGCGCTGCTGGCGCGCACGGCGccgcgggcggggccgggccagCTCTTCTGGGCCGAGCGCTTCCACTTCGAGGCGCTGCCGCCGGCACGACGGCTGTCATTGCGGCTGCgcggcgcgggcccgggtggccCGGTGCTGGGCCGCGCGGCGTTGGCCCTGGAAGAGCTGAGCGTcccccgcgcgcccgccgccggcCTGGAGCGCTGGTTCCCGCTGCTTGGGGCGCCCGCGGGCGCGGCGCTGCGGGCGCGGATCCGGGCGCGGCGCCTGCGCGTGCTGCCGTCCGAGCGCTACAAGGAGCTGGCGGAGTTCCTCACTTTCCACTACGCGCGCCTCTGCGGGGCGCTCGAGCCCGCGCTGTCCGCGCAGGCCAAGGAGGAGCTGGCGGCGGCCATGGTGCGCGTGCTGCAGGCCACCGGCAGGGCGCAG GCACTGGTGACAGACCTGGGCACCGCGGAGCTGGCGCGCAGTGGAGGCCGTGAGGCGCTGCTGTTTCGGGAAAACACGTTGGCCACCAAGGCCATCGACGAATACATGAAGCTGGTGGCACAGGATTACCTCCAAGAGACTCTGG GGCAGATCGTGCGGCGTCTCTGTGCCTCCTCTGAGGACTGTGAGGTGGACCCCAGCAAGTGCCAATCCGCAGAGCTACCCCAGCACCAGGCGAGACTGCAAAACAGCTGTGAGGAGGTCTTCCAGAGCATCGTCCGCTCCCACGA CTGGTTTCCAGCTGAGCTGGGCACCGTGTTCTCCGGCTGGCGAGAAGCATGCAAGGCACGTGGCTCTGAGGCGCTGGGCCCTCGACTGGTGTGTGCCTCTCTCTTCCTGCGGCTCCTGTGTCCTGCCATCCTGGCACCCAGCCTCTTTGGCCTGGCACCAGAGCACCCAGCACCTGGCCCAGCCCGCGCCCTCACGCTGATCGCCAAGGTCATCCAGAACCTCGCCAACCGTGCCCC GTTTGGTGAGAAGGAGGCCTACATGACCTTCATGAATAGCTTCCTGGAGGATCATGGACCAGCCATGCAACGCTTCCTGGACCAAGTAGCCATGGTGGATGTGGATGCGGCACCCAGTGGTTACCAGGGCAGCAGTGACCTGGCCCTCCAGCTTGCGGTCCTGCATGCACAGCTTTGTACCATCTTTGCTGAACTTGACCAG GCGACTCGTGACAGCCTGGAACCGCTGCCCACCATCCTGCATGCCATTGAGGAGGGCCGGCCTGTGCCTGTGTCTGTGCCGATGCGCCTCCCACCACCCCCGGCCCAGGTCCACTCCAG ctTCTCTGCAGGGGAGAAACCCGGCTTCCTGGCCCCTCGGGACCTCCCCAAGCACACCCCTCTCATTTCCAAGAGCCAGTCCCTGCGCAGCGTCCAGCGCGCAGGGAGTTGGGCCCGGCAGCGGCCAGACGAGGAGAGACCCCGGAGGCTGCCCAGGCCGGTGCAGCGCACGCAGAGCGTCCCGGCTGGCCGCCCCACTCGCCGCCGCCCGTCTGCAGGGCCCAGGCCGCGACCCCAAGGCTCCGTACGCACGGGCCCCGTGCCCCGCGGCCGGCCCTGGACCGGAGCCTCGGCCTCGCTACCACGGAAGCCATCGGTGCCCTGGCAGCGCCAGCTGGACCAGCCACGAGACAGAGACCAAGCGCTGGGCACGCACCGACCTATGGGCAAG CTGGCAGAGCTGCAGTGCGAGGTGGCCGCGCTGCGCGAAGAACAGAAGACGCTGTCCGGCCTGGTGGAGTCGCTGAGCACCGACATCCGGGCGTTGACCGAGCAGCAGGAGCAGCTTCGGGGCCAGCTGCAGGAGCTGGACTCCAGGCTCCGTGAAGG GACGTCGCAGTTGGATCCGGGGCACCATCCTCCAAGCAGTGAGGACCACCGGCTGAAAAGTCTG GAGCGCCGCCTAGCGGAGCTGGAGAATGCTCAGGTCCAGCTGAGGGATGCCGTCCAGAACCTGCAGCTTCTTCCCAGGACATCAGGATCCCGGAGCCAGCCCCTAGCCCTCAAAGCACCATGCGTCAACGGAGACACCACCTGA
- the RASAL3 gene encoding RAS protein activator like-3 isoform X3, giving the protein MDPPSLSQASQAQCAAPAPLTSYRWHTGGGGDKGAGGFRWGRLGGWGRALSHQEPTASSQPAPRSLFRRVLSAPPKESRTSRLRLSKTLWGRQKSPPQDSEPEAPEPEPEPEAPAPQIPEAPTPDVPIWNIGAFTLLDGRLVLLGGEEEGPRCSRVGSASSEGSIQAAMGNLRDPDRTPGKTEAEAAGPNQVHNVRGLLKRLKEKKKARSELGANASRDGPPSALGSRESLATLSELDLGAEREVRVWPLHPSLLEEPHCFQVTWAGGSRCFSCRSAAERDRWIEDLRRHFQPSQALVTDLGTAELARSGGREALLFRENTLATKAIDEYMKLVAQDYLQETLGQIVRRLCASSEDCEVDPSKCQSAELPQHQARLQNSCEEVFQSIVRSHDWFPAELGTVFSGWREACKARGSEALGPRLVCASLFLRLLCPAILAPSLFGLAPEHPAPGPARALTLIAKVIQNLANRAPFGEKEAYMTFMNSFLEDHGPAMQRFLDQVAMVDVDAAPSGYQGSSDLALQLAVLHAQLCTIFAELDQATRDSLEPLPTILHAIEEGRPVPVSVPMRLPPPPAQVHSSFSAGEKPGFLAPRDLPKHTPLISKSQSLRSVQRAGSWARQRPDEERPRRLPRPVQRTQSVPAGRPTRRRPSAGPRPRPQGSVRTGPVPRGRPWTGASASLPRKPSVPWQRQLDQPRDRDQALGTHRPMGKLAELQCEVAALREEQKTLSGLVESLSTDIRALTEQQEQLRGQLQELDSRLREGTSQLDPGHHPPSSEDHRLKSLERRLAELENAQVQLRDAVQNLQLLPRTSGSRSQPLALKAPCVNGDTT; this is encoded by the exons ATGGACCCACCGTCGCTGAGCCAGGCCTCCCAAGCCCAGTGTGCAGCCCCAGCACCACTGACCTCCTACCGCTGGCACACAGGGGGCGGTGGGGACAAGGGGGCTGGTGGGTTCCGCTGGGGCCGCcttgggggctggggaagggcgCTGAGCCACCAGGAGCCCACAGccagcagccagccagcccctCGCTCGCTGTTCCGTCGTGTCCTCTCTGCACCCCCCAAGGAGTCGCGCACGAGCCGCCTCCGGCTATCCAAGACCCTCTGGGGGAGGCAGAAGAGCCCACCGCAGGACTCAGAGCCAGAGGCCCCAG AGCCCGAGCCCGAGCCGGAGGCCCCCGCCCCACAGATCCCTGAGGCCCCCACACCCGATGTGCCCATCTGGAACATTGGGGCCTTCACTCTGCTCGATGGCAGGCTGGTGCTGCTGGGTGGTGAGGAGGAG GGTCCTCGCTGCTCACGGGTTGGGAGTGCTAGCTCTGAGGGCAGCATCCAGGCGGCCATGGGGAACCTCAGGGATCCAG ATCGGACTCCTGGAAAGACCGAGGCAGAGGCTGCTGGCCCCAACCAGGTCCACAATGTTCGG GGGTTGCTCAAGCgactgaaagagaagaaaaaggccaGGTCGGAGCTGGGAGCCAATGCCTCCCGGGATGG ACCCCCCAGTGCTCTGGGCTCTCGGGAATCGCTGGCCACACTCTCCGAGCTGGACCTGGGCGCCGAGAGGGAAGTGCGGGTCTGGCCTCTGCACCCCAGCCTCCTGGAGGAGCCGCACTGCTTCCAG GTAACGTGGGCGGGCGGGAGCCGCTGTTTCTCCTGTCGCTCGGCCGCTGAGAGAGACCGCTGGATCGAGGACCTTCGTCGCCACTTCCAGCCCAGCCAG GCACTGGTGACAGACCTGGGCACCGCGGAGCTGGCGCGCAGTGGAGGCCGTGAGGCGCTGCTGTTTCGGGAAAACACGTTGGCCACCAAGGCCATCGACGAATACATGAAGCTGGTGGCACAGGATTACCTCCAAGAGACTCTGG GGCAGATCGTGCGGCGTCTCTGTGCCTCCTCTGAGGACTGTGAGGTGGACCCCAGCAAGTGCCAATCCGCAGAGCTACCCCAGCACCAGGCGAGACTGCAAAACAGCTGTGAGGAGGTCTTCCAGAGCATCGTCCGCTCCCACGA CTGGTTTCCAGCTGAGCTGGGCACCGTGTTCTCCGGCTGGCGAGAAGCATGCAAGGCACGTGGCTCTGAGGCGCTGGGCCCTCGACTGGTGTGTGCCTCTCTCTTCCTGCGGCTCCTGTGTCCTGCCATCCTGGCACCCAGCCTCTTTGGCCTGGCACCAGAGCACCCAGCACCTGGCCCAGCCCGCGCCCTCACGCTGATCGCCAAGGTCATCCAGAACCTCGCCAACCGTGCCCC GTTTGGTGAGAAGGAGGCCTACATGACCTTCATGAATAGCTTCCTGGAGGATCATGGACCAGCCATGCAACGCTTCCTGGACCAAGTAGCCATGGTGGATGTGGATGCGGCACCCAGTGGTTACCAGGGCAGCAGTGACCTGGCCCTCCAGCTTGCGGTCCTGCATGCACAGCTTTGTACCATCTTTGCTGAACTTGACCAG GCGACTCGTGACAGCCTGGAACCGCTGCCCACCATCCTGCATGCCATTGAGGAGGGCCGGCCTGTGCCTGTGTCTGTGCCGATGCGCCTCCCACCACCCCCGGCCCAGGTCCACTCCAG ctTCTCTGCAGGGGAGAAACCCGGCTTCCTGGCCCCTCGGGACCTCCCCAAGCACACCCCTCTCATTTCCAAGAGCCAGTCCCTGCGCAGCGTCCAGCGCGCAGGGAGTTGGGCCCGGCAGCGGCCAGACGAGGAGAGACCCCGGAGGCTGCCCAGGCCGGTGCAGCGCACGCAGAGCGTCCCGGCTGGCCGCCCCACTCGCCGCCGCCCGTCTGCAGGGCCCAGGCCGCGACCCCAAGGCTCCGTACGCACGGGCCCCGTGCCCCGCGGCCGGCCCTGGACCGGAGCCTCGGCCTCGCTACCACGGAAGCCATCGGTGCCCTGGCAGCGCCAGCTGGACCAGCCACGAGACAGAGACCAAGCGCTGGGCACGCACCGACCTATGGGCAAG CTGGCAGAGCTGCAGTGCGAGGTGGCCGCGCTGCGCGAAGAACAGAAGACGCTGTCCGGCCTGGTGGAGTCGCTGAGCACCGACATCCGGGCGTTGACCGAGCAGCAGGAGCAGCTTCGGGGCCAGCTGCAGGAGCTGGACTCCAGGCTCCGTGAAGG GACGTCGCAGTTGGATCCGGGGCACCATCCTCCAAGCAGTGAGGACCACCGGCTGAAAAGTCTG GAGCGCCGCCTAGCGGAGCTGGAGAATGCTCAGGTCCAGCTGAGGGATGCCGTCCAGAACCTGCAGCTTCTTCCCAGGACATCAGGATCCCGGAGCCAGCCCCTAGCCCTCAAAGCACCATGCGTCAACGGAGACACCACCTGA